The Prinia subflava isolate CZ2003 ecotype Zambia chromosome 5, Cam_Psub_1.2, whole genome shotgun sequence genome window below encodes:
- the FGF19 gene encoding fibroblast growth factor 19 encodes MGSVWDAAGSMELITAGYKRPGGGCGRATAPSCRGGMGLRPAALALLGLAATAASALPLPDAGPHLNYGWGEPIRLRHLYTASKHGLFSCFLRIGADGRVDAAGSQSPQSLLEIRAVAVRTVAIKGVQSSRYLCMDEAGRLHGQLRYSTEDCSFEEEIRPDGYNVYKSKKHGISVSLSSAKQRQQFKGKDFLPLSHFLPMINTVPVESADFGEYGDYSQALEPEAFSSPLETDSMDPFGIASKLSPVKSPSFQK; translated from the exons ATGGGCTCCGTATGGGATGCGGCCGGATCGATGGAGCTGATAACAGCGGGCTATAAAAGGCCGGGGGGCGGCTGCGGCCGCGCTACAGCGCCCAGTTGCCGAGGCGGGATGGGGCTGCGCCCCGCCGCGCTGGCGCTGCTCGGGCTGGCGGCCACCGCCGCCTCCGCGCTGCCGCTGCCCGACGCCGGCCCGCACCTCAACTACGGCTGGGGAGAGCCCATCCGCCTGCGGCACCTCTACACCGCCAGCAAGCACGGCCTCTTCAGCTGCTTCCTGCGCATCGGCGCCGACGGCCGGGTGGACGCGGCCGGCAGCCAGAGCCCGCAGA GTCTGCTGGAGATCCGCGCCGTGGCCGTGCGCACTGTGGCCATCAAGGGCGTGCAGAGCTCCCGGTACCTGTGCATGGACGAGGCGGGGCGGCTGCACGGGCAG CTCAGGTATTCCACTGAGGACTGTTCCTTTGAGGAGGAGATTCGCCCGGACGGCTACAACGTGTACAAATCCAAAAAACACGGAATATCAGTGTCTTTGAGCAGTGCCAAACAAAGACAGCAGTTCAAGGGGAAGGATTTCCTTCCCCTGTCCCACTTCTTGCCCATGATCAACACGGTGCCCGTGGAGTCAGCAGACTTTGGTGAATACGGGGATTACAGCCAGGCCTTGGAGCCGGAGGCGTTCTCCTCGCCCCTGGAGACGGACAGCATGGACCCCTTTGGCATCGCCTCCAAACTGTCCCCCGTGAAGAGCCCCAGCTTCCAGAAGTGA